From Impatiens glandulifera chromosome 7, dImpGla2.1, whole genome shotgun sequence:
catttacttgggtccgtgttttattagtcccttaggaatccagactttaatTATTCAGATGATTTTCCCATTGTTAGTTTTAATGATTTCACTATTACCtggcttgacatctctctatCTTCTAGTAGGTATTTTATTGTATCATGGTGGTGAGTGTTGATTTGTTCTGTATGAACGTCTGTCGGTTTCTTTTCTTATCGGTCGGTTGGTTTTCCTTCTCTTAGAATGAAGTCATATAGTCGTgtcggttggacttacataattaatttcctTAGTTAGTGGTAGGCCATGATCTGCCTCAATATCGATTGAGCTACTtttaacaaagcttatgaaCGGAAGTTTGTTCTTGTTGAGATTCAACTCTTTGGAATGTTTCTGGTTATCCGATTTACCACCTTTGTATCCAATGCCAAacttgcatttgggatgtctttggtagGTAGACATTTGGCTTACGGCTTCACTGGATTTCTTCCAAGCAGCCATGACATACTtagatctttcattttcttcggtcAGCGATTGAACtatctccttgagcttctcattctcatagGATAGTTCAGTCGATTCATCGGTCTTAGTTTCACTTGATTCGCCGGTTTGGAAGTTACTCAGTTCATTAGTGTGAACACTTAGCCGGGTCGGTACAATGGCAGATAGGTTCTtgaactcaatgaccatgtcattgagagCAGTGACCAAATCTTCCTTGGTAAACTCTTTAgaggaaaaatcaaatacctcttcctcCTTAGCCATGAGGCAGGAAAATCCGTCGTCATCGATCTATGTGTCAGAATAAGCCCACAAGCTCccaccatcgtcggctatcaatgctttctgaacttctttGCCTTCACCGGATTGCTGATATTCACCTCTTTGGTTGTTATCAACTGGTCTTTGGTCTTCCGGTCTTCGGTCATCCCTCCTTGGTCTTCTGCACTCCGACCTGTAGTGACCTAAAGcattacaattataacatctaacgttagatttattaccgtagttgtagttgtttgatgGTTGACTCTTCTTTATGAATCTTTCGAATTTTATTGCAAGCATTGCCATCGCATCCTCGGTACACTGTTCAGTAGTTTTGATTGGTGCCGGAACGGTTGGCTCCACGGATGTCACCAAAGCTTTGGTTGCCGTTGACGTTAAAgattcatcttcgatccgagatctCATCTCAAAGTCATATGCcttcaagtcctcaaacacatcatgcagttTCATTGCCCGAAACTATTAGATTCTCGCatcaccattgtttttatgttcCAAGTACTAGGAAGAGACCTCAATGCTTTGACAATGGTTTCtctgttttcatatttctttccaagGGCAGACAACTCATTCACCACATTTATAAACAAATCGCTGAACTCCTTCATGGTTTCACCCGATTTCATCTTAATGTTCTCAAACTTATGAGTTACCACCagtatcttgttttcctttgttctttcatttccctcatgaaactgaatcaccgtttcccagGCTTTCTTTGTAGTAGCGCAATCTCTGACTTTTCCGAATGTGTTTCTGTCTAgagatttgaaaatatgtctcttgcaatggttgtctaggttgtttcttctcatatcttcagctgtccattcacCTTTCtcgttctcaatctttatcggaccttcGTTAAGGATGACCGCAATTTCATCAACCATTGTAATCAtatgtagatacatctgaacCTTCCAATCGACAAACGCCTCACTTTCTAGCATCGGGGGCTTCTCATTGTGAGTCATGTTTACCAGCTTTGTGTTACTTGAGTGTTAAAACTAGCTGCtatgataccacttgttaggatcgggatcgccgattgGGGACCGGGGTTCGGCTAAAGGAGACCTCTTAAAACACACACAGTGGTTGGCGCTAATTCGGTTAATAATAAACACCGATTTTAACACTACAcagactgtcacaaactcttgaaccgggttcaaggacggaaatgtttgtttcagcctgaagcaacacacacggatCAGTTAAAGTGGAAAGTAGAGAAAGATCGGTTAGAAtgaagggaaaccggttcggttggtttaaaattaatttggttcGGTTGATAAGGTAAAGGAAATATGGAAATAATGCAAGACAGAGgctttatggatgtttggagataaatctcctacgtcactccttcttctaaAACAGagagaaggatattcattaaagaatattcaacaacacaacaacacacgatcgagtcttattacTACTCGATGTACACTTTACAATAGTCACacaatattgtaatacacttttacaatttATGTATACACAGAACTTAACAGTTTCTTCTTGTCACTCAATGAATAACCTGGTAAATCTCTCAATAATATTCGCAGGATTCAAAGTTCAAAGCTTAGATAATGAGCATAAGAGATCAGGTCGCGGAAGAGAGTGACTGAACTAGAGAGCTTTTCTTCAGCTTTTGTGTTTCATTTtctagtggaaatatgacaatggtcatatttctctctcttcaaggTGATTGGTCAGAAGGAGCTGTGTCAGTCCGGATTAGGTGACTTGCACGCTTATGTGTTTGTACACTTGGCAGCTGTGCAGTGGGCGACCGCCTGCTTTTGGAGGTTGCTTGTGGACTTAGGCAAAGTCAAATAATCATTATCCTGCATTATGCCTTATCGCAGAGCCATCGTTGGAAAAGACGGTTTTCATCTCCGTAATAGTTTCCGTTGGTAAAGCCAGATTAAACTTGtgaccctccgatggaagttcaaagaactccacATAGGCCGATTCGTTGAAAGAAATAGGAGATTCATTCACAGTCGCCTCGATGGATTCTCCGACCAAGACCGTCGTCTTGAAAAACTCGCGAACTTCCTTCTCATAAAATATGAATGGACCGCCGAAATATTTTCTGAGACCGGAATACTCTAATGATCGGAACATATCAACCACATCCTGTTGATTGAAAGAATAAACCGATGAGAAATCCACATGTAGAGTGCAGTGACCAAGAGTAATCTTCTTGTTAGCCATttgagaaaagatgaagaagatgagacgatttcttagagagaagttagagaaaACCAGGGTTCTTTAGAAAATATTGATCGAAAAAGTTTTAAAAGTATGCACGATATCCTTATATAGACTTCTAACAGTCACATGGCCTAACCGCCATTTTTTACATAAGGCAGGCCCACTAATTAATGTAAGACACCTTTTTCCACAagtagtcatcattaatttaGGGGTTATGTCAGTCATTTTCTTTAACCGTGAGAGACACGCGTCTTCAAGTTTCTAGGAATGACTGTTAAAAATTTTGAGCAGAAAAATTAGATGACAGCGCAtaaaggacagttgtccttaATCAATTTGAAGATGAAGCGTCTAATAGCACATGTTGTTAGACGTTTCATTTACTTCTACAATCTGTGTGAATTGAGCttctattagacgcatgagtctattagacgcaggcGTCTAATCACGTATTTTATAGATGTCTagccgtctattagacgtagacgtctgattatgcatgaacaacacgtattagacagGTGTTTggttagaaataaataatttgtaggGTCactgtataataaataattgtgcaaatatcatatttaatataaaccaaaataacgtgatctaatgtgattaagtttatgacttatgagtgtatttgtcattaatataaagtgaggatacatAAGTGacttttctaattttatgaaggggctgaATTAGAAATAGtataactataataactaacttaatgttagttatatgtaatggtaatggtccccatttgaagtacgaacaattctcctttgcgtctccatcaatagagagagaaacttattgacgtactcatcaaatggaagaaccattccatataaggaaagttTATGGAAATAGATTAAAGAATCATCTCATCCGTGCAAAGtctaagaaagagaagattcatgattaatcaaattaaggtacgcttccgccgcattcagattttaacttatcacacattaaattaggatctaattaggataattctaacaccCTTAAGTTTTTCACTAATGTTTGTTTTgcttgagtttaagcgggggaCCATAGTTGTTGGGTGTCATGttatttcttctttaattccAAAATGTTTGTTTTACAAAAGACGACATTCTCaacattcgattacacattttgacatgatCTTAGGGCCTAAATCACTCTCCTTGAACGAATATTTAGGTTTCTCAACAATATTTGCTTAACTCAAGTCAACATTCTCTCCGTGTACGAACCCTTAAGTTTTTATCACTAATGTTTGCGTTATTCAAATTAACATTCCCTTCTTCAACGAACCTTCAAGTTTTTCAACAATATTTGTGTTACATTCTccttgtttttatatataaaaggttAACACTTTAAACTAGTTATACCacttagatttttaaaataatatatatatatatatatatatatttaagttacattataaataactatataatatatatatatatatatatatattatacttatataaatcaaaattaaataaaaataattatgtctcttatcttaatattaaataaaaatatttagttaattatgatataattaattataattataattaaaatataagctCAAAATCAGCAAGACATGTAATttcactttcttaatttttctttattatttctttttataaatatttataatatacataataataataataataataataataataataataataataataatactcaaTTTCTCCCTTATAATAATCACTCATTTATCactctttttataattattaatttatttttcctaattaatatatatattattttatcttatatatatatatatataaatttattaataatttttatatttacatgcATTTCTCACtgtatatttaataattaattaatttattattttctctcttttttatattgtcttatacatcatttttattattttttaataaaataaaagattatacatatttaatttacttaaaaattaatatttttaaaattaatattaaacgttTCTCTcttctaaaatttatatataataactttttcttcctaattaatttatttatttattttctctcttatcttatcttatctttttatatatatatatatatatatatatatatatatatatatatatatatatatatatatatatatattatattttatcattaattttatataaatataaatattttttcatattttctcacaaatctttttttacttttttaataaaataaaatattttttatattttaaattatttaaaaaaccaatattttgaaaatcaatcttaaacatttctctcacctaaaatttatatatattaattttccttcctaattaatattttattttattttctctcattttatttataaatatatatacatattatataaaaaaatatctctcattattaatttgtgaattttatctcatcatatatatttaatacattttaaaattaattttatataaatatatatttatttgatattgtcgcattattatatatatttatatatattttttctctctttatatattaattcatatatatatatatatatatatatttaatatatatatatatttttaattcttttcatatttattagattgtttattattattaataatatttaattatatatttttatttattattttataatctatataattatatattaataaataattaaatatatacatattgattatatttatactaattattttataacttatataattatatattaataaataattaaatatatacatattaattatatttatattaattattttataatatatataataatatatataacaaaattttaaattaaaatcaataataataggTGGTTTCTAAAATGGGTTCGAATAAAATATGTTGGTAAAAGACTAAAATGACAATGATTATTAGggtgatatatatatttggggATGAAGAAATGGAAGGAGAAGATATGATGATATATGACTAAAATGAGTATAACAATGGTGGTGATATGTATAAGTTAAAGATATGTTATTTCTTACCTAAAATATAtacatgcatacacaaaattttaaattaaaattaataatcatgaGTGGTTTAGCGGTCAAAGTGTTTACATTTCATATATGAGACAATgggtttgaatttgaaaattgatgCTGCCTACCTAGGGCTATGCAAAAAAACCGATAAAACCAACCGAAAACTTAATGATTTCAGTTTATTGGTAAACCGATTCTAACGGTTCCGATTAAACGCTTCGTTTTTCgattaaactatttttctagcggtttaaccggtaaaccgataataatttaatcatatatatttatattagttatttttgtaaatattagatatattataaataatatttaataatttatatatattatttatttttaaatttaaaattataatttgtatataattgttttaaaaaatctaatttatatggttattagtttaaaaatggaaacttttaaaatatattatattgttacaataatataatatattataagaaatttataaatatattgaaatattattatattaatataatatattataagataaaaaaattgaagaataaCATAATAGTATGGTACAAACaaggattttgaaaataaaattatttcataagtttaatacttaatttgaaaaattgaattatcggttcacGGTTAACCGACCGAAACCAATAGAACCAATAGAACCAATAGAACCAATAGAAccaaccaaaaccaaaaccggtaaaaccgatacTAATACTGGTTGGTTAACCGATTTgtaaaataagagataaaacCAAACTTAATTAGAACCGTTTAACTAAttaaccggttaaccgaccgaTTGAACACCCCTATGCCTACCAAAGAAGGGAATCCATCAATGTTGTCGACGCATTCGACTAAGAAAAAGCGAGGAGCTACCGATAAAAACCAAGGCAGCGTCTCATTCTGCTTCAGAGAACGACCAAAGGCTATCCAAACGTTTTTCTAGCACATCCAACTACGCTTCTTTTTCTTCCCCCAACTGCACATGCCAGCGATTGAGAGTTCCTTGCACAAGCGATCGAGAGCCTAACCAACGTTTCCTCCCACTCTCGATGCTCGAACGCTACTACTTACTATTGTTCACCATCCGCCGAGAATTGCTTCACATGCGATCATGTTTTCTAACTAGCAGTCGAGAGCTACTTCACATTCGATCGAACTTTCTCGGTTGCgacctttatttttttagctttGTATAATTTGCTTCATTTTTCTTCGGTCATGTCTAggtttttttaagtttatttttgtttcttatttttattggttTGCTTGTTGTAAGCTTGAGTTTTGCTTGATCATAGGTTAGTCTCTAAATTAAAACACCATTTATAACTCTaacaaaactaaaatataaaaatataaaagtataaaaacttaaaaataaaaatctaaatctaaaaaatctaaacactttattttgtataaacactcacttaaaattctaaaattagtATACTTATGCTTCATGCTTGTCTATATTATTATTcacaaaacacaaaatccacTCAAAAGTGGACAAATTACTCTTAGacttagaataaataaatatggaaaaaaactaaaatttaaagtCATAAACTATCTTGGGTCGTTGTGGGACATAGTAGCATTTGACCATTTTCCACACGTAACCAAGCGTCGAACTCACATGAATATCTAATTGTAGCATGCATAcgcctaaattattttattagttttaaaaattagatgGCGAATCTTTAGTCGTAAAGTTGTAAATCGAAAAGCTCTAAATAGACCTATCACAATTTcccattaaaaattttaatctctcccagattcgacgtgAATGTAAGTTATGAAGTTTCCTATAAAGTCTATTTTGATACTTAAATTTTCGATATCACGTAAAAATTGATTCCCCtcacaaaattaaaacaagaagcatataaaaaataaagatgacaatttttttatcgcgcacaatttgtttgaaaataaagaattacatCAAAATGAAAACATAAAAGGAAAAAGTAAAACAAGTCTACAATAGAAGCTCATTTCTCCTTTTGACTTCCCTCTTTTGTCATTGCTCAATATTTAGGTGCACCCTCTTTTGATCTCTATCATTTTCACATTCTAAATTCTTCATATTTTGATATACCTGTCTTTCATTTGGAGGTCTTTCATTTGGAGCCACTTTATTTTTCAAAGCTGCTAACATTCTTAGATATTTGTGGTTGAGTACCCAATTAACGATGTTGCTGAAGAGACATGTCTTAATCAATGTCTTTGACATCTTCCTACATAGAAATTGAGTCTTCCTACATAGAAATTGAGTTGGAATTTCATTGGAGTAATTCGTTATACGTCCCAATTAAGATTACAATTGGAATTACCTCATTTGAATATATCAACTCTTTGATTGGATATCATGACAATATATTGGTAATTGATACATCATCTTATATCACATCAATTTAACTTCGTTTTTTTAATGCCTCCAAACTCTTTTGTAAGAACAAGACTAAAGGTCAATTGGGAGGTGGTTGCACAAGTTTGAGTATACTGGGAAGTAGAGCACAATGAGCTTCCTTGCTTTAGATTTTTCAATTAATGTCTCAACTGGAATCATTTATAATGATCTTGGTGTCAGTGCATTGAAGTTTGACAATAAAATGCTCTTAATGGAAGGCATGTCATCATTTATGACAAAAACAATTAATGGACAATAATAAGATGATAATCATGAATCGGGATTCATCGTCTCACTAGTAAAAGATGTGTTATTAGCGGCGGCGATATTTAACGATGGTATAtataaaaccgtagttaatacctTACATATTAATGTGgtatataaaacaataattaatacattttaaccGTGATAtataaaaccgtagttaatagtctaATTTTTAACTGTGGTGCATATAAAAACACAGTTAAAAGTCATacttttaactacggtatataaaaactatagttaaaaattttacatttaactGCGATATATAAAATCGTAGTTAAACATCTTACCTTTAACTatggtatataaaaccgcagttaaaagtcATACATTTAACTGCGGTATATAAAACTCTGCAGTTAAAAATCttactttaaataaaattacagtTAAATTAACCTCTGAAATTGCTTGGCTCACTTGAATCAGCATCTTTAAACTGGGATTCAGACAAATTCTGATCTAGTGGTGGGCAGTACTCCAATGTACACCGCCCAGATAGATCCATTACATTAACCTCAAAAGAGGGGGAGAGCATCCTCCCAACAGCTTTAACATGAGAAATGCTGAAAGACAACACAAATTCACTAAATCAAAATTGTCTCCAAGCTTAGTTAAATAAATGTacataaaataagtttataacaAGGAAATAGGTACAAACAAAGCTTAAGAAGGGGACATTTGTATCTGTTGTATTGGGttaacaaaagaaagaaaatgagggcaaaaagaaatcaaattctaaactaaaaaatattttacataaactCCTACGTTACAAAGAGGATGCATTTGTTTTTGTGGAGGGCAATCATGAAAAGAGGACTTTGTTTTAGTTATGCGTTCATGTTCATGTTTTTAGTGATAATAAATCTCTATCTCTAAGGGTTATTTCGCACGATGTCCAAGCCTTTCCCGTTCTCCTTTTCCCCCCTTTCTTTTTTCTTGAATTAGTGTTAATATTGCAAGATCGCTTTCATCACACTACTAAGACAAgctttaacttaaaaaaaactagGTGTTTACCTTTTCTTATAGACCATGGTATTTTCTCTCAAGCAGACTAGCACAACATCCAGTCACTTCACTTCAATGAAAGTGTTTTCAGTGGGAATCAAACCTCTTAGTTCAACACTCATATCGCTTGAACTACGTGAGTGGGTAAAATCTAGTAAATGCACTTCTTTTTTTCTATAGATAAAGGTATCGATGGGCCTTGTGTAATGTAGCTGTAGTTAAGTCTGCATTGAAGTAGCTCTTTTTCTATTTGAAGATCTACCTATACTATAGATAACCCATCTTAGCCCTATTAGAGTTGAATTTTGTCAATCAAGGCCCCCTCAAAAAATTCTAACTTTACAGCTATCCATAAATCTTAATATAGTCATAGAAGGTCATAATTAAGCCTATTAACATATTCATGTTcatatttttactaattttcaACAATCTAACTCTATTATTTTCAAGTTCTTTCCACATAACCATCACAAAACATTATGCCTACCATTCTATGGATCtatttttataactaataatGATTAGAGTGCCACTATAGACTTTCAAAGTACAGTTATAAGATTTTGGAGTGCAACAATCGTGAAGCTTTTATCACACATGTTGCCAACTAACATTTgcaaatattctaaatatatttttctaacaaatcTTGAAATGGCATGGACCAATGAGATGCGTCCAAATAAATGAGAAGTGTATAAGAACTAAATAGGAAATTAAGGATAGCAAAAGCCTACCATATGTAGTATAAACCATCCATCTCCTGTCTCTGAACTCTACCCAAAAGCTCGATTTGCAAAACTCCACCAATACAGAGAACAGGCTCGGGTAGACTGAATTTTTGAAGACTATTCTCCTACAATTTCACCATAATGCAGAAAATGAGAGATCTACTTACCAATTATGGCACccaaataggaaaaaaaatagaaatagatcaaaattttagtattaaaaCCCAATTTACATGACAGAAAGAAATCACCCTCAAATTTATTCCACATTTCTATCTGAAACTCAAAtctgttttaaaattaagtcaGTAATATTACTCAAATGACCTGCATCATTGGAAATTCTGGCGAAGTGTAAGTCCACACAAAGTTATCGTTTGTATAGTTCCCAACCCAATATTCTCCTCTCATCAGAACATCCATTTCCTTGGAGCTCTTTGGATGTCCCATCTTAAACCGAACTGATTTTGCCGAATATACAGGGAAGCCATACTGAAAATATGCTGAAACATGAACAGATTTCTTTAATCGAGAAGAAAAAAAGGTATTGCAATGAAATATCTAcactagaaaaagaaaaaaacaaataaattccAAAACTGACCTTGAAATGGTTGGACATAGATTTCAGAGATAATACACAAATTTGCAGCCAAATTATAAACCAATGCCTCAGGAACAGTAGGATCATCTTCACCTTCACTCGACCAATACGATGCTCTACGGTCAACCCTATCGCTCGGCTCCAATGTATTCTCAATGG
This genomic window contains:
- the LOC124945941 gene encoding F-box protein At4g00755-like, whose product is MEKIGDFIEFLGPDISSKILMCLDDPSDLVRATAVSRSWQRFVVENGLAKNLCVTLFPDLSSFIKSIQVKNIIEPVEEMLCNTLGWEYLNRNHRVYACMAHGLERSSDKSCISQAIVASSTDNYPDETIENTLEPSDRVDRRASYWSSEGEDDPTVPEALVYNLAANLCIISEIYVQPFQAYFQYGFPVYSAKSVRFKMGHPKSSKEMDVLMRGEYWVGNYTNDNFVWTYTSPEFPMMQENSLQKFSLPEPVLCIGGVLQIELLGRVQRQEMDGLYYICISHVKAVGRMLSPSFEVNVMDLSGRCTLEYCPPLDQNLSESQFKDADSSEPSNFRG